One window from the genome of Saccharomyces mikatae IFO 1815 strain IFO1815 genome assembly, chromosome: 6 encodes:
- the TFC4 gene encoding transcription factor TFIIIC subunit TFC4 (similar to Saccharomyces cerevisiae TFC4 (YGR047C); ancestral locus Anc_1.88) has translation MGARKSKNGQPIQFVESEGLDTSKVNEDDEEHLYDNIDDYKNLIQDEDYDEGDVPHDLKLSEDEYNSERDSSLLAEFSDYGEISEDDEEDFMNAIREASNFKVKKKKKNDKGKSYGRQRKERVLDPEVAQLLSEANEAFVRNDLQVAERLFNEVIKKDARNFAAYETLGDIYQLQGRLNDCCNSWFLAAHLNASDWEFWKIVAILSADLDHVRQAIYCFSRVISLNPMEWESIYRRAMLYKKTGQLARALDGFQRLYIYNPYDANILRELAILYVDYDRIDDSIGLYMKVFNANVDRRKAILAALENALDSSDEESAAEDDGDEKEPFEQDEDMQMFPDINWKKINAKYKCIPFDWSSLNILAELFLKLTVSEVDGIKSIKKCARWIQRRESQKFWDDVPDDSEFDNRRFKNSTFDLLPAAEKEKSYNIPIDIRVRLGLLRLDTDNLVEALNHFQCLYDETFTDVADLYFEAATALTRAEKYKEAIDFFTPLLSLEEWRTTDVFKPLARCYKETESYETAKEFYELAIKSEPGDLDIRVSLAEIYYHLNDPETFKHMLVDVVEMRKHQVDETLHRISTERSSNDTSNDISSKPLLEDSKFRTFRKKKRTPYDAERDRIERERRITAKVVDKYEKIKKFEFDSGLGEANQVNLWINTVSELVDIFSSVKNFFMKSRSRKFVGILRRTKKFNTELDFQIERLSKLAEGDSAFEGPLMEERVTLTSATELRGLSYEQWFELFMELSLVIAKYQSVEDGLSVVETAQEVNVFFQDPERVKMMKFVKLAIVLQMDDEGELAENLRSLLNQFQFNRKVLQVFMYSLCRGPSSLNILSSTIQQKFFLRQLKAFDSCRYNTEVSGQASITNKEVDNPNKKSSPYLYYIYAVLLYSSRGFLSALQYLTRLEEDIPDDPMVNLLMGLSHIHRAMQRLTAQRHFQILHGLRYLYRYYAIRKNLYTDLEKQEADYNLGRAFHLIGLVSIAVEYYNRVLVNYDDEKLKKHAAYNSIIIYQQSGNVELADNLMTKYLSV, from the coding sequence ATGGGAGCAAGAAAATCTAAAAACGGACAGCCAAttcaatttgttgaatCGGAAGGACTTGATACTTCTAAAGtgaatgaagatgatgaagagcatttatatgataatattgacgactacaagaatttgatacAGGATGAGGACTATGATGAAGGCGATGTACCTCATGACCTGAAATTAAGTGAAGATGAATACAATTCTGAGCGAGACAGTTCTTTATTGGCAGAGTTCTCAGATTATGGGGAAATATCCGAAGACGATGAGGAAGATTTCATGAATGCGATTAGGGAAGCAAGCAACTTcaaagtgaagaaaaagaagaaaaatgacAAAGGTAAGTCTTATGGCCGCCAAAGGAAAGAAAGGGTGCTCGATCCAGAAGTAGCTCAATTGCTTTCTGAGGCCAACGAAGCCTTTGTTAGAAACGATTTACAAGTAGCAGAAAGATTATTTAATGAAGTCATCAAAAAGGATGCGCGTAATTTTGCTGCTTATGAGACTCTTGGGGATATATATCAATTGCAAGGAAGACTTAATGATTGTTGTAATTCGTGGTTTCTGGCAGCTCATCTAAATGCCTCTGATTGGGAATTCTGGAAGATAGTTGCCATATTGTCAGCTGATTTAGACCATGTTAGACAAGCAATATACTGTTTTTCCAGAGTAATAAGTTTGAACCCCATGGAATGGGAATCGATATATCGCCGGGCAATGTTGTACAAGAAAACAGGTCAGTTGGCAAGAGCTTTAGACGGATTTCAAAGattatacatatataatcCTTATGATGCGAACATATTGAGAGAATTGGCTATTCTTTACGTTGACTATGATAGAATTGATGATTCAATTGGGCTTTACATGAAAGTTTTCAACGCGAATGTCGACAGAAGAAAAGCTATATTGGCTGCTTTGGAAAACGCTTTAGATTCttcagatgaagaaagtgcTGCAGAGGATGATGGAGATGAAAAGGAACCCTTTGAGCAAGATGAGGATATGCAGATGTTCCCTGATATCAactggaaaaaaatcaatgcAAAGTATAAATGTATACCATTTGACTGGTCTTCCTTAAATATTCTTGCAGAACTATTTTTAAAACTCACAGTTAGTGAAGTCGATGGTATAAAGTCAATTAAAAAATGTGCACGCTGGATTCAACGCCGTGaaagtcaaaaattttggGACGACGTTCCGGATGATTCAGAATTTGACAATAGAAGGTTTAAAAACAGCACTTTCGATTTACTACCTGCggcagaaaaagaaaaatcatataACATCCCAATCGACATTAGAGTTAGACTAGGATTGCTGAGATTGGATACGGATAACCTTGTTGAAGCGCTTAATCACTTTCAATGTCTTTATGATGAAACTTTCACTGACGTCGCGGATTTGTATTTTGAGGCAGCAACTGCTTTAACAAGGGCTGAAAAGTATAAAGAGGCTattgatttctttactCCGTTGTTATCTCTTGAAGAATGGCGTACAACTGACGTTTTCAAACCCCTAGCAAGGTGTTACAAAGAAACCGAAAGTTATGAAACGGCTAAAGAATTTTATGAACTAGCTATTAAGTCTGAACCAGGTGATTTAGATATTCGTGTATCTCTCGCAGAAATTTATTATCACTTAAATGATCCAGAGACTTTCAAACATATGTTAGTTGACGTTGTGGAAATGAGGAAACATCAGGTCGATGAAACGCTTCATAGAATTTCAACCGAAAGGAGTTCCAACGATACTTCGAATGATATTTCCAGTAAACCGTTATTGGAGGACAGTAAATTTAGAACCTTCAGGAAAAAGAAGCGTACACCTTATGACGCAGAAAGAGATAGAATAGAaagggaaagaagaataacGGCAAAGGTTGTGGATAAATAcgaaaaaatcaaaaagttcGAGTTTGATTCGGGGCTTGGTGAAGCCAATCAAGTTAACTTATGGATTAATACAGTTTCTGAATTGGTAGATATATTTTCGAGCGTTAAGAACTTCTTCATGAAAAGTCGGTCCAGAAAATTTGTCGGTATTCTAAGGAGAACCAAAAAGTTTAACACCGAACTTGATTTCCAGATTGAAAGGTTGTCCAAACTAGCTGAAGGGGACAGTGCGTTTGAAGGACCACTAATGGAGGAAAGGGTAACCTTGACGTCTGCCACAGAGCTGAGGGGATTGTCGTATGAGCAGTGGTTTGAGTTATTTATGGAACTTTCTTTGGTTATTGCAAAATACCAAAGCGTTGAGGATGGCCTGAGTGTAGTAGAAACGGCTCAGGAAGTGAACGTATTTTTCCAGGATCCAGAAAGGGTtaaaatgatgaaatttgTAAAACTAGCCATTGTTCTTCAAATGGATGATGAAGGAGAGTTAGCCGAGAATTTGAGGAGCTTGCTGAATCAATTTCAATTCAATAGGAAAGTTCTGCAGGTCTTTATGTATTCTTTGTGTCGTGGACCTTCTTCTCTGAATATTCTGAGTTCTACtattcaacaaaaatttttcttaagACAGTTGAAAGCTTTTGATAGTTGTAGATATAACACTGAGGTTAGTGGGCAAGCTTCAATAACAAACAAAGAAGTGGATAACCCGAATAAAAAGTCATCGCCATATCTGTATTATATCTACGCTGTTTTGCTTTATTCTAGTAGGGGATTTCTTTCGGCCTTACAATATTTGACGAGGCTAGAAGAAGACATTCCAGATGACCCAATGGTCAACCTTTTAATGGGACTATCACATATTCATCGTGCTATGCAAAGATTAACAGCACAAAGGcattttcaaatacttCATGGATTACGGTATTTATATCGTTATTATGCAATAAGGAAGAACCTATATACGGATTTGGAAAAGCAAGAGGCAGATTACAACTTAGGGCGTGCTTTCCATTTAATCGGTCTGGTATCGATTGCAGTTGAATATTATAATAGGGTATTAGTAAActatgatgatgagaagttgaaaaaacatGCCGCCTATAAtagtattattatatatCAGCAAAGCGGAAATGTTGAGTTGGCCGATAACCTTATGACAAAGTACTTGAGTGTTTGA
- the SMKI06G0990 gene encoding translation initiation factor 2A (similar to Saccharomyces cerevisiae YGR054W; ancestral locus Anc_4.194) has translation MTSQFFLKTSQDIELFQSYPSFEQSNTNSKDFPVISSVLSPCGRFLALSTKEKVKVFTGPCFDIVLLTMKLTDVYDLHFSPAGNYLSTWERASVQDPNHRNVKVWYLNKPFKKDCTPEDITPAYEYQAKSQNGWFLQFSKLDNYALRLFKHDLKIVKLGSDNAENFDFQSPFAVLSDSETSQHFTTYLISPAEHPTICTFTPEKGGKPAQLTIWALSEGKITKKIAAKTFFKADSCQLKWNPLGNAILCLAITDFDSSNKSYYGENTLYLLSFQGVNGTLGGNSVRVSLTTGPVHDFTWSPTSRQFGVIAGYMPATISFFDLRGNVVHSLPQQAKNTMLFSPSGHYILIAGFGNLQGSVEILDRLDKFKCVSKFDATNTSVCKWSPGGEFIMTATTSPRLRVDNGVKIWHVSGSLVFVKEFKELLKVDWRSSCNYKTLESKDETLFEDHVINNWEPLPESNTSSLDPKIYNKSELQIHSSVQEYISQHPSREAISNGNGSKAKSGGAYKPPHARRTGGGRIVPGVPPGATKRAIPGLVPGMTANKDANTKNRRRRANKKAGETSPDNTSAPPASAVTNGAAPNKETSPEEKKIRSLLKKLRAIETLKERQAVGDKLEDTQILKIQTEDKVLKDLENLGWKDE, from the coding sequence ATGACATCTCAATTCTTCCTAAAAACATCCCAAGATATAGAGCTCTTTCAAAGCTACCCTTCTTTTGAGCAATCCAACACAAACTCCAAGGATTTCCCAGTCATTTCCTCGGTTTTATCGCCATGTGGAAGATTTTTGGCTTTATCTACGAAAGAGAAAGTTAAAGTTTTCACAGGACCATGTTTTGATATTGTTTTATTAACGATGAAGTTAACCGACGTATATGATCTGCATTTCTCCCCTGCAGGGAATTATTTGAGCACCTGGGAAAGAGCGTCCGTACAAGACCCAAATCACAGGAATGTCAAAGTGTGGTATTTGAATAAACCATTCAAGAAAGACTGCACTCCAGAAGACATAACCCCCGCTTATGAATACCAAGCCAAATCCCAGAACGGCTGGTTTTTgcaattttcaaaattagaCAATTATGCACTAAGACTTTTCAAACACGACTTGAAGATCGTAAAGCTAGGTTCAGACAACGCCGAAAATTTCGACTTCCAATCGCCATTTGCTGTCTTATCTGATAGTGAAACTTCCCAACATTTCACGACTTATTTGATTTCTCCAGCAGAACATCCAACAATTTGTACGTTCACGCCAGAAAAGGGTGGCAAGCCAGCTCAATTAACCATATGGGCGCTCTCTGAAGGTAAGAttactaaaaaaattgctgccaaaactttcttcaaagcCGACTCCTGCCAGCTAAAATGGAATCCATTAGGTAATGCTATTTTATGTTTAGCAATTACTGACTTTGACTCCTCAAATAAATCATATTATGGTGAAAACACACTATACCTACTATCTTTCCAAGGTGTCAATGGTACTTTGGGAGGTAACTCCGTGCGTGTTTCTTTGACCACTGGTCCTGTCCACGATTTTACTTGGTCTCCAACCTCAAGGCAATTTGGTGTCATTGCTGGTTATATGCCAGCCACCATTTCCTTCTTCGATTTAAGGGGTAATGTCGTTCATTCACTACCACAACAAGCGAAAAACACGATGCTTTTCTCTCCCTCTGGTCATTACATCCTTATTGCCGGCTTTGGTAACTTGCAAGGTTCCGTGGAAATCCTGGACCGTCTTGATAAGTTCAAATGCGTGAGTAAGTTTGATGCTACCAATACTTCTGTTTGCAAATGGTCACCTGGCGGGGAATTTATCATGACAGCTACCACTTCTCCAAGATTGAGAGTGGATAACGGTGTTAAAATATGGCATGTATCAGGCTCTCTAGTTTTCGTTAAAGAATTTAAGGAGCTACTGAAAGTCGACTGGAGGTCATCATGTAATTATAAGACTTTGGAAAGCAAGGATGAAACGCTGTTCGAGGACCATGTCATTAACAATTGGGAACCTCTACCTGAATCCAACACATCCTCACTAGATCCTAAGATATACAATAAATCCGAGTTGCAAATACATTCTAGTGTCCAAGAGTACATAAGCCAACACCCAAGCAGAGAAGCAATTTCCAACGGAAACGGATCAAAGGCCAAATCCGGTGGCGCATATAAACCACCTCACGCAAGAAGAACCGGTGGTGGGCGTATTGTTCCAGGGGTTCCTCCTGGTGCCACTAAGAGGGCCATTCCAGGGCTAGTACCAGGAATGACTGCTAATAAGGACGCCAACAcaaaaaacagaagaagaagagccAATAAGAAGGCAGGTGAAACATCGCCTGACAACACATCAGCACCACCTGCTTCTGCTGTCACAAATGGTGCAGCACCTAATAAGGAAACTTctccagaagaaaagaaaataagatccctattgaagaaattaaggGCTATTGAAACcttaaaagaaagacaaGCTGTTGGTGACAAATTAGAAGATACGCAGATACTAAAAATCCAAACTGAAGACaaggttttgaaagatttggaaaatttggGTTGGAAGGATGAATAA
- the UFD1 gene encoding polyubiquitin-binding protein UFD1 (similar to Saccharomyces cerevisiae UFD1 (YGR048W); ancestral locus Anc_1.89), protein MFSGFGSLGGGNGFTNIPQTFEEFFRCYPIAMMNDRIRKDDANFGGKIFLPPSALSKLSMLNIRYPMLFKLTANESGRVTHGGVLEFIAEEGRVYLPQWMMETLGIQPGSLLQISSTDVPLGQFVKLEPQSVDFLDISDPKAVLENVLRNFSSLTVDDIIEISYNDKTFKIKILEVKPETSSKSICVIETDLVTDFAPPVGYVEPDYEALKAQQDKGKKNGFGKGQVLDPSVLGQGSMSTRIDYAGIANSIKNKQSKFVGQGQNISGKGLKAEPKQNIKDIKITLDGEPARLDLPEGQLFFGFPMVLPKGNEECDSRAKSNEQNFQGQGISLRKSNKRKPKKDHDSSKSKAPKSPEVIEID, encoded by the coding sequence atGTTTTCAGGTTTCGGTTCTCTTGGCGGCGGGAACGGTTTTACCAATATACCTCAAACCTTTGAGGAGTTCTTCAGATGCTACCCTATAGCAATGATGAATGATAGAATACGGAAAGATGACGCCAACTTCGGCGGGAAAATATTTCTACCACCAAGTGCCCTAAGTAAACTTTCAATGTTAAACATAAGATATCCAATGCTATTCAAGTTAACAGCAAATGAAAGTGGACGTGTGACGCACGGTGGTGTTTTAGAATTTATTGCCGAAGAGGGCAGAGTTTACTTACCACAATGGATGATGGAAACTTTGGGCATACAGCCAGGGTCTCTATTACAAATATCGTCTACTGATGTACCTCTGGGTCAATTCGTGAAATTAGAACCTCAATCTGTGGACTTTTTAGATATTTCTGACCCCAAAGCCGTCTTAGAGAACGTACTAAGGAacttttcatctttaacCGTGGACGATATTATTGAGATCAGTTATAATGATAAAACATTTAAGATTAAGATTCTAGAGGTTAAGCCAGAAACATCATCGAAGAGTATATGTGTCATTGAAACGGATTTAGTGACAGATTTCGCTCCACCTGTAGGATACGTTGAGCCCGACTACGAAGCACTGAAGGCCCAGCAagacaaaggaaaaaagaacggTTTTGGTAAGGGCCAAGTTTTGGATCCCTCGGTGCTTGGACAAGGATCAATGTCCACAAGAATTGACTATGCGGGTATTGCCAACAGCATCAAAAACAAGCAGTCAAAATTTGTAGGGCAAGGACAGAATATATCTGGTAAGGGTCTCAAGGCAGAACCAAAgcaaaatataaaagataTAAAGATAACACTTGATGGTGAGCCCGCCAGGCTAGATTTACCCGAGGGTCAATTATTCTTCGGCTTCCCAATGGTACTACCGAAGGGGAATGAAGAGTGCGACAGTAGAGCCAAATCGAATGAACAAAATTTCCAAGGTCAAGGGATCTCATTAAGGAAAAGTAATAAAAGGAAGCCAAAGAAAGACCATGATTCGTCCAAATCCAAAGCTCCCAAGAGTCCTGAAGTCATCGAAATTGATTAG
- the FMP48 gene encoding protein kinase FMP48 (similar to Saccharomyces cerevisiae FMP48 (YGR052W); ancestral locus Anc_4.192), producing MYTKLRSIQSGTFSTVYKAWSTKHNRYVALKITPKYKTSEASMKNEYDVMKMLSSCNPHPNICSMLDFYTDDSYYVMVLEYCECGDLYDFLDIAKSQGTPSSPSLIQIDMQKIIKQLCSAISFAHSLGIAHRDIKPENVLLTINGDIKLADWGHAIQSSKSNDFQIGTDNYRAPETFSGRVNNSLIKRKLDPSPAPFYNTYQADYWSLGATIFYLVFGDCLFRVSKSKRNQHLKNFDEFEKDPFAFIYKKYVVPRLACGYNAEEDLHSSLQHSRQYVWQDLPDIYDVFHLCKIMSDTLLRVSKAEERSMDSFIEQVDFAWNKDLSMDSCFSYQSKIDLFWEQWSINTESIPSNFPFKNFEKPCLVQDSK from the coding sequence atgtATACAAAATTAAGATCTATACAGTCAGGAACATTTAGCACAGTTTACAAAGCATGGAGTACGAAGCATAACCGCTATGTCGCTTTGAAGATTACTCCTAAATACAAAACTTCAGAAGCCAGTATGAAGAATGAGTATGACGTCATGAAGATGTTAAGTTCTTGTAATCCTCATCCCAACATCTGTTCGATGTTGGATTTTTACACCGACGATTCATACTACGTCATGGTACTAGAGTACTGCGAGTGTGGAGATCTTTATGACTTTCTAGATATTGCCAAAAGTCAAGGGACCCCATCGTCTCCATCTCTAATCCAAATTGATATGCAAAAGATTATCAAACAATTGTGTTCGGCAATCAGCTTTGCTCATAGTTTGGGAATTGCTCACCGTGATATTAAACCAGAAAACGTACTGCTAACCATCAACGGTGACATCAAATTGGCTGACTGGGGCCATGCTATTCAATCGTCCAAGTCCAATGACTTTCAAATCGGTACTGATAATTACAGGGCGCCGGAAACTTTTTCAGGCCGAGTCAACAACTCTCTCATTAAGAGGAAGTTAGATCCATCACCAGCTCCATTTTATAACACGTATCAAGCTGACTACTGGTCACTGGGAGCCACTATATTCTACTTGGTGTTTGGTGACTGCCTCTTCAGAGTTTCCAAATCGAAGAGAAATCAGCATCTGAAAAACTTTGATGAATTCGAAAAAGATCCATTTGCATTCATTTACAAGAAGTACGTGGTACCAAGACTCGCCTGCGGCTACAATGCTGAAGAAGATCTACACAGTAGCCTACAACATTCAAGACAGTACGTTTGGCAAGATCTGCCCGATATCTACGATGTATTCCATTTATGCAAGATCATGTCAGATACCTTATTAAGAGTTTCCAAGGCTGAAGAGAGATCCATGGATAGTTTTATTGAACAAGTTGACTTTGCGTGGAACAAAGACCTTTCGATGGACAGCTGCTTTTCTTACCAAAGCAAGATTGATTTGTTTTGGGAGCAATGGTCTATAAATACAGAGTCAATACCTTCGAATTTCccttttaaaaattttgagaaacCTTGCCTGGTTCAGGATAGCAAATAA
- the MCO32 gene encoding Mco32p (similar to Saccharomyces cerevisiae YGR053C; ancestral locus Anc_4.193) translates to MFLKGISKFRMISMKGIFTRWYSHSQKVANLGFITDYLVDRGVPNLLQEMFKESVLAENIVLRLFPTSHPYIPALHGKSKYKASLNAMRMIVRKFILGEECRLHISSVKTLLSETHGGEAKTNLQNYNTITCNDKIVVKWQSCVPEDHCKISKLEINDKLKEKKQGSGSDNTFSMRSVPVIDYILHPAVNDINQSVISEYIECAMEKSVQKNTNKTDEDEKSEGASKKNKKKKLSRLIRGTFIFEFNEENSRILVHTIEDVELIHYEKRITTRGAFAC, encoded by the coding sequence ATGTTTTTAAAGGGTATTTCCAAGTTTCGCATGATATCCATGAAGGGAATCTTTACTCGATGGTACTCGCACTCTCAAAAAGTGGCCAATCTGGGGTTTATCACTGATTATTTAGTTGATAGAGGTGTACCAAATCTTCTACAAGAAATGTTTAAGGAGTCTGTGTTAGCGGAAAACATTGTTCTCAGACTGTTCCCAACTTCGCATCCATATATCCCGGCATTGCATGGGAAATCAAAGTACAAGGCTTCTTTAAATGCAATGCGAATGATAGTACGGAAGTTCATATTGGGTGAAGAATGTCGCTTGCACATAAGTTCAGTGAAGACTTTATTGTCGGAAACTCATGGTGGAGAAGCAAAAACTAATCTTCAAAACTATAACACCATAACATGCAACGATAAAATAGTTGTTAAATGGCAAAGTTGTGTACCAGAGGACCATTGCAAGATTTCCAAATTGGAGATTAATGACAAattgaaggagaagaaacaaGGGAGTGGGAGCGACAATACGTTTTCGATGCGATCAGTCCCGGTCATAGACTACATTTTACATCCTGCTGTCAATGATATAAATCAAAGTGTTATTTCCGAATACATCGAGTGTGCAATGGAAAAGTCAGTACAAAAAAACACCAACAAAACagatgaagacgaaaaaAGTGAAGGCGCtagtaaaaagaataaaaagaaaaaattgtcaCGGCTGATTAGAGGAACGTTTATATTCGAgttcaatgaagaaaactCTAGGATTTTGGTTCATACCATTGAGGATGTTGAACTAATTCATTACGAGAAAAGAATTACCACTCGTGGTGCCTTTGCATgttaa
- the TAM41 gene encoding putative phosphatidate cytidylyltransferase (similar to Saccharomyces cerevisiae TAM41 (YGR046W); ancestral locus Anc_1.86), whose translation MLRVSENSLHLLQRCHSIHASVLRRFLSTHVKEGKVPLDDAGIIPDGTIYERRNQHIEGITKESDLELLEKGIRKSDEMTSNFTNYMYKFHRLPPNYGSNQLITVEKELQKELDGVMATFKAPCRFAFGYGSGVFEQAGYSKKSSKPQIDIILGVTYPSHFHSINMRQNPQHYSSLKYFGSEFVSKFQQIGAGVYFNPFANINGQDVKYGVVSMETLLKDIATWDTFYLAGRLQKPVKILKNDLRVQYWNQLNLKAAATLAKHYTLEKNNNKFDEFQFYKEITALSYAGDIRYKLGGENPDKVNNIVTKNFERFQEYYKPIFKEVVLNDSFYLPKGFTLKNTQRLLLSRISKSSALQTIKGVFTAGITKSIKYAWAKKLKSIKRS comes from the coding sequence ATGTTACGAGTTTCTGAAAATAGTCTACATTTGCTGCAGAGATGCCATTCGATTCACGCAAGCGTGTTGAGAAGATTTCTAAGTACACATGTAAAGGAGGGAAAAGTTCCCCTAGATGATGCTGGCATTATCCCTGACGGAACTATTTATGAAAGACGGAACCAACATATAGAAGGAATTACCAAAGAGAGCGACCTGGAACTCTTAGAAAAGGGTATAAGGAAATCGGACGAAATGACTTCCAATTTCACAAACTATATGTATAAATTTCACAGACTTCCTCCTAATTATGGGAGCAATCAGCTCATCACCGTCGAAAAGGAGCTACAGAAGGAACTGGATGGAGTTATGGCAACATTTAAGGCCCCATGCAGGTTTGCATTTGGCTACGGCTCAGGTGTTTTCGAGCAAGCGGGGTATTCCAAGAAAAGTAGTAAACCACAAATCGATATTATATTGGGTGTCACATATCCATCACATTTCCACTCCATTAATATGAGACAAAATCCTCAGCATTATTCCAGCTTGAAATACTTTGGTTCCGAGTTCGTTTCTAAGTTCCAGCAGATTGGTGCAGGTGTGTACTTTAACCCGTTTGCCAATATAAATGGGCAAGACGTAAAATATGGTGTTGTTTCTATGGAAACACTTTTAAAGGATATAGCTACCTGGGATACATTCTATTTGGCGGGGCGATTACAGAAGCCtgtgaaaatattgaagaacGATTTAAGGGTACAATATTGGAACCAGCTAAACTTGAAAGCCGCGGCTACATTAGCCAAGCATTATACCctagagaaaaataacaataagTTTGATGAGTTTCAATTTTATAAGGAGATCACCGCTTTGAGTTACGCAGGTGATATTAGGTATAAACTGGGTGGAGAGAATCCTGACAAAGTCAACAACATTGTTACTaaaaactttgaaagatttcaaGAGTATTACAAACCCATTTTCAAAGAGGTGGTCCTAAATGATTCATTTTATCTTCCAAAAGGATTTACTTTAAAAAATACTCAAAGACTTTTACTCAGCCGTATAAGTAAATCAAGTGCATTGCAAACCATCAAAGGGGTTTTCACAGCTGGAATCACTAAGTCAATCAAGTATGCTTGGGCCAAAAAACTGAAATCGATTAAAAGAAGTTAG
- the SCM4 gene encoding Scm4p (similar to Saccharomyces cerevisiae SCM4 (YGR049W) and ATG33 (YLR356W); ancestral locus Anc_4.191), producing MQVSPAIVKGIAVSSLGLYAGILTSSTVISITTPISVLTQHLKNVLCTLGCWSTVLGGLATSAFGISYYLAAPGERPNYLLCGLGVAPLSAAYLYLVSLFNHKLAPRCARDDSDLEKQDEKLPQNHPQVNDGEAACPFSKMNNAKKLKPESERSVKCHSYMSLHMSIVTGITIFTFGKCILDGFKA from the coding sequence ATGCAAGTCTCCCCAGCTATCGTGAAAGGTATCGCAGTCTCATCATTAGGCTTATACGCAGGTATTTTGACTTCGTCCACAGTAATTTCCATTACCACCCCTATAAGTGTTTTGACACaacatttgaagaatgttTTATGCACATTAGGATGCTGGAGCACCGTTTTGGGTGGCCTAGCTACAAGCGCCTTCGGTATCAGCTATTACTTAGCTGCACCAGGAGAAAGACCAAACTATCTTTTATGTGGATTAGGTGTTGCTCCATTATCTGCGGCATACCTATACCTAGTGTCTCTCTTCAATCATAAATTAGCCCCAAGATGCGCACGTGACGACAGTGATTTAGAGAAacaagatgaaaaattgcCCCAAAATCACCCACAAGTTAATGATGGAGAAGCCGCATGCCCATTCTCAAAGATGAATaatgcaaaaaaattgaaaccTGAGTCCGAAAGAAGCGTGAAGTGTCATTCATACATGTCATTGCACATGTCTATTGTGACTGGCATAACAATTTTTACCTTTGGTAAGTGCATCCTGGATGGATTCAAAGCATGA